From Sporohalobacter salinus, one genomic window encodes:
- a CDS encoding FliA/WhiG family RNA polymerase sigma factor: MKIAELQDKTKQKLWIEYKEKNNQQAKEELMFRFIPLVKYVANRVAINLPDKFEFEDLENYGIIGLIDAIERFDHRRGMKFSTYAISRIRGSIIDQLRKLDWVPTTVRRKAKRVSEINSKLANKLGRFPTDEEIREELDLNYDEYSELMSEINIPQTTSLDSFINSRQVDGVTLIEIIADEDVETPEQSFKYDEIKRVLGETIEKLKPQEQKVITLYYYEGLNLTEIGEVLEVTTARISQLHTKAIYRLRGYLSRKKDELLG, translated from the coding sequence ATAAAGATAGCCGAGTTACAGGATAAAACCAAGCAGAAGTTATGGATTGAATATAAAGAGAAGAATAATCAACAAGCTAAAGAGGAGTTGATGTTTCGATTTATACCTCTAGTAAAATATGTAGCTAATAGGGTGGCTATTAATCTTCCTGATAAATTTGAATTTGAGGATTTAGAGAATTATGGAATTATTGGTTTAATTGATGCTATAGAACGTTTTGACCATCGTCGTGGGATGAAATTTTCTACTTATGCTATTTCTCGAATTAGAGGTAGCATTATTGATCAGTTAAGGAAATTAGATTGGGTGCCGACTACAGTTCGGCGAAAAGCAAAGCGAGTATCAGAGATTAATTCTAAGTTAGCAAATAAATTGGGTAGATTTCCTACTGATGAGGAAATAAGGGAAGAATTAGATTTGAATTATGATGAGTATAGTGAATTAATGTCTGAAATCAATATTCCTCAGACGACCTCCTTAGATAGTTTTATTAATAGTCGTCAAGTAGATGGAGTTACTTTAATTGAAATAATTGCTGATGAAGATGTTGAAACTCCAGAACAGAGCTTTAAATATGATGAAATAAAGAGGGTTTTAGGGGAAACAATTGAAAAATTAAAACCACAAGAACAAAAAGTAATTACTCTTTATTACTATGAGGGTTTAAATTTAACAGAAATTGGTGAAGTACTAGAAGTTACAACTGCTAGAATTTCTCAGTTGCATACTAAAGCTATCTATAGATTAAGAGGATATTTAAGTAGAAAAAAAGATGAATTATTAGGATGA
- a CDS encoding chemotaxis protein CheD has product MSKIRVKMADLDVGEKSDILITSGLGSCVGVALYDSRSQIGGLAHVMLPKVPGNRKNSNPAKYADTAIELLLDEMKKAGARIRRLKAKIAGGAQMFSFDNSDSSMKIGARNVKAVKEILRAKNIRLLGSDVGKDYGRTMEFHVEDGKTLIKTVKGEDQVL; this is encoded by the coding sequence ATGAGCAAAATTAGAGTAAAAATGGCTGATTTGGATGTAGGGGAAAAAAGTGATATTTTAATAACTTCTGGCTTGGGTTCATGTGTAGGAGTGGCTCTTTATGATTCGCGTTCGCAAATTGGTGGTTTAGCACACGTTATGTTACCTAAAGTACCTGGGAATCGAAAGAACAGTAATCCTGCTAAGTATGCAGATACTGCTATAGAGCTTTTATTGGATGAAATGAAAAAAGCTGGGGCTAGGATTAGACGATTAAAGGCTAAGATTGCTGGTGGAGCTCAGATGTTTAGTTTTGATAACTCTGATTCTAGTATGAAGATTGGAGCTCGTAATGTTAAAGCTGTTAAGGAAATTTTGCGGGCAAAAAATATAAGGTTATTAGGTTCGGATGTAGGAAAAGATTACGGACGGACTATGGAATTTCATGTAGAAGATGGTAAGACATTAATTAAGACAGTTAAAGGAGAAGATCAGGTTTTATAA
- a CDS encoding chemotaxis protein CheC produces MEDESRTDLTELSDLQLDALKEIANIGAGNAATAFSQMLDQRIDMSVPKVDIKPLNEIPEILGGPESLVVGILVEVMGDIPGKILFALDEKSANRMTSLLLDKRLNNVDKQDEKIKKSTLKELGNILTNSYLNALSRMTNLSPLPSVPGLALDMAGAILEVAFLQVGYIGDYALVVETEFWDGEDRISGNFFFIPTPESLNKILSKLGVGQI; encoded by the coding sequence ATGGAGGATGAATCACGTACTGATTTAACTGAACTTTCTGATTTGCAGTTAGATGCTTTAAAAGAGATAGCTAATATAGGAGCTGGGAATGCCGCTACTGCTTTTTCACAGATGTTAGATCAGAGAATTGATATGAGTGTACCAAAAGTAGATATTAAACCTTTAAATGAAATACCAGAGATTCTAGGTGGTCCTGAGTCATTAGTAGTTGGGATTTTAGTTGAAGTAATGGGGGATATTCCAGGGAAAATTTTATTTGCGTTAGATGAAAAGAGTGCTAATAGAATGACTAGTTTATTATTAGATAAAAGATTAAATAATGTAGATAAACAGGATGAGAAAATTAAGAAATCTACTTTAAAAGAGCTAGGGAATATATTGACTAATTCTTATTTAAATGCTTTAAGCAGAATGACTAACTTATCTCCACTACCTTCAGTTCCAGGTTTAGCGTTGGATATGGCAGGAGCAATTTTAGAAGTTGCTTTTTTACAAGTAGGTTATATTGGAGATTATGCTTTAGTAGTTGAGACTGAATTCTGGGATGGAGAAGATAGAATTTCGGGGAATTTTTTCTTTATTCCTACTCCTGAGTCTCTAAATAAGATTTTATCTAAGCTTGGAGTGGGGCAGATATGA
- a CDS encoding flagellar brake protein: protein MGDLGLEADESIKVEVKSGLYTGSYVCKVIDITEDKIQITLPIKNEQVIPLAVGTELEVFFNNKRAKYSFETKVLSRRMSNNVAACDVEFPPEVNKIQRRDFVRIPVRREINYRQLDLDDLQELEYDEEKQEEFKLAFTVDISGGGILLAVKEDISVNSFIEIKFKIQDFSFEKIIGKVIRIDELSDYEDKIGLGVKYIDISQSQQDEVVQWVLQKQLELHKKGLL, encoded by the coding sequence ATGGGTGATTTGGGGTTAGAGGCTGATGAATCAATTAAAGTGGAAGTTAAGTCTGGTTTATATACTGGAAGTTATGTTTGTAAAGTTATTGATATAACCGAAGATAAAATTCAGATTACTCTGCCAATTAAAAATGAACAGGTAATTCCTTTAGCGGTAGGAACTGAATTAGAAGTCTTTTTTAATAATAAAAGAGCTAAGTATAGTTTTGAAACTAAAGTTTTATCCCGACGGATGTCTAATAATGTAGCTGCTTGTGATGTAGAGTTTCCGCCTGAAGTAAATAAGATTCAAAGAAGAGACTTTGTACGTATACCTGTTAGAAGGGAAATTAACTATCGTCAACTTGATTTAGATGATTTACAAGAATTAGAGTATGATGAGGAGAAACAGGAAGAATTTAAATTAGCTTTTACTGTGGATATAAGTGGTGGTGGAATATTATTGGCAGTGAAAGAAGATATTTCGGTAAATTCATTTATAGAAATTAAGTTTAAGATTCAAGATTTTAGTTTTGAAAAAATAATAGGAAAAGTAATTAGAATAGATGAATTATCTGACTATGAGGATAAGATTGGTTTAGGAGTTAAATATATTGATATTTCTCAATCACAACAGGATGAGGTAGTACAGTGGGTACTTCAGAAGCAATTAGAATTACATAAAAAAGGTCTTTTATAA
- a CDS encoding MinD/ParA family protein, with product MTDQAQKLRELVQKRNDSQEDNQKQIDEGLARIYAITSGKGGVGKTNFAVNLSLALQAKDKKVGIIDADLGMANIDVVLGIAPKYNLGHVIKGKKKIEEVIIKGPQNLEVISGVSGAEELANLTDYQLQNLINSWTALENRYDIILIDTGAGVSKAVIDFILAADEITVISTPEPTAVTDAYGLIKIIANQQHTSKINLVINQVENDKEGKRVSNRITNAVNEFLDIQLNVLGTIPKDKKVIKAVKRQHPFFLEFPNSKASKAIKKIRNKLLDIKEESTATGVRGFFSKLFGLADK from the coding sequence ATGACAGATCAAGCTCAAAAATTAAGAGAGTTAGTTCAAAAACGAAATGATTCTCAGGAAGATAATCAAAAACAGATAGACGAAGGCTTGGCTCGGATATATGCTATTACTAGCGGCAAAGGAGGAGTAGGTAAGACAAATTTTGCTGTTAACTTATCTTTAGCTTTGCAGGCTAAAGACAAGAAAGTAGGAATTATTGATGCTGATCTGGGAATGGCTAATATAGATGTAGTCCTAGGTATTGCTCCTAAATATAATTTAGGTCATGTAATTAAAGGAAAAAAGAAGATAGAAGAGGTTATTATTAAAGGGCCTCAGAATTTAGAGGTCATTTCTGGAGTTTCTGGAGCAGAGGAATTAGCTAATTTGACTGATTATCAGTTACAAAACTTAATTAATAGTTGGACAGCATTAGAAAACAGATATGATATTATTTTAATAGATACAGGAGCTGGAGTTTCTAAGGCGGTTATTGATTTCATTTTAGCTGCTGATGAGATAACTGTAATTTCCACTCCAGAACCAACTGCAGTTACTGATGCCTATGGTTTAATTAAAATTATTGCTAATCAACAGCATACTTCTAAAATTAATTTGGTTATTAATCAAGTAGAGAATGATAAAGAAGGAAAAAGGGTTTCTAATCGAATTACTAATGCTGTTAATGAATTTCTAGATATTCAACTTAATGTGTTAGGAACAATCCCTAAAGACAAAAAAGTAATCAAGGCTGTCAAAAGACAGCATCCTTTCTTTTTAGAATTCCCTAATTCTAAAGCATCTAAAGCAATTAAAAAAATTAGAAATAAATTATTAGATATTAAAGAAGAGAGTACTGCTACAGGAGTACGAGGATTCTTTTCTAAATTATTTGGATTAGCAGATAAATAG
- the flhF gene encoding flagellar biosynthesis protein FlhF, whose product MEVKRYRGENMQEAMFKVKVDLGTEAIILHTRKFKEGGFLGLFGKEKVEVVAALEDESCNNRSKEEQQLQSELSQVKQMMRDVLKELEENKLQTSYNNLPDKLKEIVDKLLTRGVKEELVTKISTLVNDRLNSQEIKNSEMITKLFSEEIKARLNRGSPIQFPAQGSKVVALIGPTGVGKTTTVAKLAADFSLKENKDVALITADIYRIAAVDQLKTYSEIIDVPLEVVYDPDELQQALNKFASKDLVLIDTAGRSQNNEMHMSELNALLDRINGVEKHLVLSATTKYRDMLDVILSFQQVGLNKIIFTKLDETKNLGMTLNITNQFEAKLSYITNGQNVPEDIEIFKPEKIVNSLLEE is encoded by the coding sequence ATGGAAGTTAAGCGTTATCGTGGAGAAAATATGCAAGAAGCAATGTTTAAAGTAAAAGTTGATTTAGGAACAGAAGCTATCATTCTACATACTCGTAAATTTAAAGAAGGAGGTTTTTTAGGTCTATTTGGTAAAGAAAAGGTGGAGGTAGTAGCTGCCCTAGAAGATGAAAGCTGTAATAATAGATCTAAAGAAGAACAGCAGTTGCAGTCTGAATTAAGTCAGGTAAAGCAGATGATGAGAGATGTCTTAAAGGAATTAGAAGAGAATAAGCTTCAGACTTCATATAATAATTTACCAGATAAATTAAAAGAAATAGTGGATAAACTATTGACTCGAGGAGTAAAAGAGGAGTTAGTAACTAAAATTTCAACATTGGTTAATGATAGATTAAACTCTCAAGAAATTAAGAATTCAGAAATGATAACAAAATTGTTTTCTGAGGAAATAAAAGCTAGACTAAATCGAGGATCGCCAATCCAGTTTCCGGCACAAGGATCTAAAGTAGTTGCTTTAATAGGACCTACAGGTGTAGGTAAGACGACTACTGTGGCTAAATTAGCCGCTGATTTTAGTTTGAAGGAGAATAAAGATGTTGCTTTAATTACAGCTGATATCTATCGAATTGCTGCTGTGGATCAGCTTAAGACTTATAGTGAAATAATCGATGTTCCTCTAGAAGTGGTTTATGATCCTGATGAATTACAACAGGCTTTAAACAAATTTGCTTCTAAGGACTTAGTCTTAATTGATACAGCAGGTCGAAGTCAGAATAATGAAATGCATATGTCAGAACTGAATGCTTTATTAGATAGGATAAATGGAGTTGAGAAGCATTTAGTATTGAGTGCAACTACTAAGTATAGGGATATGTTGGATGTTATTTTAAGTTTTCAGCAAGTAGGACTTAATAAAATTATCTTTACTAAATTAGATGAAACTAAAAACTTAGGGATGACTTTAAATATAACTAATCAATTTGAAGCTAAATTATCGTATATAACTAATGGTCAGAATGTTCCAGAAGATATAGAAATATTTAAGCCAGAAAAAATTGTGAATTCCCTTTTGGAGGAGTAA
- the flhA gene encoding flagellar biosynthesis protein FlhA yields MATPSDNLAPKSFTQYSDIVFALAVVTIVIMFIIPLPTFLLDILLSANIAFGLTILLISMYTVEPLEFSVFPTLLLIATLFRLALNVSTTRLILGEAYAGEVVLSFGEFVVGGNYVVGFVIFIILVVIQYVVITKGAERVAEVTARFTLDALPGKQMSIDADLNAGLITEAEARSQRKKLRDESDFYGAMDGASKFVKGDAIAGIIITLINVIGGLVIGVLQQGMAVTEALQTYTLLTVGDGLVSQIPALLISTAAGIVVTRAASESNLGTDLSNQMLAQPKSLLIVSGVLALFAFVSGLPTIPFLLLAVMLAGLGYTLYQTQQELVEEEVVSEEEEEVSQYEEQEDIDELLKVDPMEVEVGYNLIPLVVPEQGGDLLDRVSMIRRQCALELGIIIPPIRIRDNMQLEPDHYRVNLRGIEIARHEIMVNHYLAMDSGMVTDEIDGIETTEPAFDLPALWISEDQKEEAELAGYTIVDPPSVIATHLTELIKDHAHELLGRQEVQDLIDNLKEDYSAVINELIPDLMTIGEIQKVLQNLLQEGVPVRDLVTILETLADEARNAKDVDILTEYARQALSRQISELYKDDNNNIHVLTLDPQLEERISNSIERTEQGAYVTLGPDVAQQLFNNLSQQIQQMMQQGYDPIVLTSPVVRYHFKDLTEQVASDLTVLSFNELEPDLNVQTVGMVSL; encoded by the coding sequence TTGGCCACTCCTAGTGATAATTTAGCTCCAAAAAGTTTTACTCAATATAGTGATATTGTTTTTGCTTTAGCAGTTGTTACAATTGTAATTATGTTTATTATACCATTACCTACTTTTTTATTAGACATATTACTATCAGCTAATATTGCATTTGGGTTGACAATTCTTTTGATTTCAATGTATACTGTAGAACCACTAGAGTTTTCTGTTTTTCCAACTTTATTATTAATTGCTACACTCTTTAGACTGGCTTTAAATGTTTCCACTACTAGATTAATTTTAGGAGAAGCTTATGCTGGAGAAGTGGTATTAAGTTTTGGAGAGTTTGTAGTTGGTGGAAATTATGTAGTAGGATTTGTAATCTTTATTATTTTAGTTGTGATTCAGTATGTAGTAATTACTAAGGGAGCAGAAAGAGTAGCAGAAGTTACGGCTCGCTTTACTTTAGATGCTTTACCTGGTAAACAGATGAGTATTGATGCTGATTTAAATGCTGGTTTGATTACTGAAGCTGAAGCGCGAAGTCAACGGAAAAAGTTAAGAGATGAGTCAGATTTTTATGGTGCTATGGATGGTGCTAGTAAGTTTGTTAAAGGTGATGCAATTGCTGGAATTATAATTACTCTAATAAATGTAATCGGCGGTTTGGTTATTGGAGTTTTACAACAAGGTATGGCAGTGACAGAAGCATTACAAACATATACTCTTTTAACTGTTGGAGATGGATTAGTTAGTCAAATTCCAGCACTTTTAATTTCTACTGCAGCTGGAATTGTAGTTACTAGAGCAGCTTCGGAGTCAAATTTGGGAACAGATCTTTCAAATCAGATGTTAGCTCAACCAAAGAGTTTATTAATTGTTTCTGGAGTACTGGCTTTATTTGCTTTTGTTAGTGGTTTACCAACAATTCCTTTTTTGTTATTAGCAGTGATGTTGGCGGGATTAGGATATACTCTTTATCAGACTCAACAAGAACTTGTTGAAGAAGAGGTAGTTAGTGAAGAGGAAGAAGAGGTTTCCCAATACGAAGAACAGGAAGATATTGATGAATTATTGAAAGTAGATCCGATGGAAGTTGAAGTAGGTTACAATTTAATTCCTCTAGTTGTACCAGAACAAGGTGGAGATTTATTGGATAGAGTATCAATGATTCGTCGACAGTGTGCTTTAGAGTTGGGGATTATTATTCCACCTATTAGAATTAGAGATAATATGCAGTTAGAGCCAGATCATTATCGAGTTAATTTAAGAGGAATAGAGATTGCTCGTCATGAGATTATGGTTAATCACTATTTAGCTATGGATTCGGGAATGGTTACTGATGAAATAGATGGGATTGAAACTACTGAACCAGCCTTTGATCTGCCAGCATTGTGGATTAGCGAAGATCAAAAAGAAGAAGCAGAGTTAGCTGGTTATACGATTGTAGATCCGCCTTCAGTAATTGCTACGCATTTGACAGAACTAATTAAAGATCATGCTCATGAATTATTAGGTAGACAAGAAGTACAGGATTTAATTGATAATTTAAAAGAAGACTATTCAGCAGTAATTAATGAATTGATTCCGGATTTAATGACTATTGGTGAGATTCAGAAAGTGCTTCAGAACTTACTACAGGAAGGTGTACCAGTACGGGATTTAGTAACTATTTTGGAAACGTTAGCTGATGAAGCAAGAAATGCAAAAGATGTCGATATATTGACAGAATATGCGCGTCAGGCTTTATCAAGGCAGATTTCTGAGTTATATAAAGATGATAATAATAATATTCATGTGCTAACTTTGGATCCACAATTAGAAGAAAGAATTTCTAATTCTATTGAACGGACTGAACAGGGAGCATATGTAACTTTAGGTCCTGATGTTGCCCAACAATTGTTTAATAACTTATCTCAACAGATACAACAGATGATGCAGCAAGGATATGATCCTATTGTATTGACTTCACCAGTAGTTAGATATCATTTTAAAGATTTAACAGAGCAAGTAGCTTCTGATTTAACTGTTTTATCTTTTAATGAATTAGAACCTGATTTAAATGTGCAGACAGTAGGGATGGTGAGCTTATAA
- the flhB gene encoding flagellar biosynthesis protein FlhB, which yields MPAEEKTEDPTPKRRKEAREEGQVAQSQELSMAFTLLFSFIMLFFLMDNILYESMQFMDKYFTDYMTMTLNNQTFHTLLLEIAKFIFQLVSPIMFVVALVGVVVGLLQTGFLFTPTSLQPDPSKLNPVSGFKQIFSKQTAAEFLKSILKISIVGIIAYFTIKGNLPKLITLSKVGVHQVVALIGNIVYSLAIKISLILILLGIIDFIYQKWEHEQQLKMTKQEVKEEKKQTDGNPEIKKRQKEKQQEMAMNRMMESVPEADVVITNPTHIAIAIKFDIDSMEAPIVVAKGKGEVAQKIKDKAEECGIEIVEEKPLARALYAQVEIDQEIPMELYQAVAEVLAYVYQVNEERRY from the coding sequence ATGCCAGCAGAGGAAAAAACTGAAGACCCCACCCCGAAACGAAGGAAAGAAGCTAGAGAAGAAGGACAAGTAGCTCAAAGTCAAGAATTATCTATGGCTTTTACTCTATTATTTAGTTTCATTATGCTTTTTTTCTTAATGGATAATATTTTATATGAAAGTATGCAATTTATGGATAAATATTTCACTGATTATATGACAATGACTTTAAATAACCAGACTTTTCACACTTTATTGTTAGAGATTGCTAAATTTATTTTTCAGTTAGTTTCGCCGATTATGTTTGTAGTAGCATTAGTAGGTGTTGTTGTTGGATTGTTGCAGACAGGATTTCTATTTACTCCTACATCTTTACAACCTGATCCTAGTAAATTAAATCCGGTTTCCGGTTTTAAACAGATTTTTTCTAAACAGACAGCAGCAGAATTTTTAAAATCAATTTTAAAGATATCTATTGTAGGAATTATAGCTTATTTCACAATTAAAGGAAATCTGCCTAAATTAATTACGTTAAGTAAGGTAGGAGTTCATCAGGTTGTTGCTTTAATTGGAAATATAGTTTATTCACTGGCAATTAAGATTAGCTTAATTTTAATTTTATTAGGTATTATAGATTTTATTTATCAAAAATGGGAGCATGAACAACAGTTAAAAATGACTAAGCAGGAAGTTAAAGAAGAAAAAAAGCAGACTGATGGTAATCCTGAGATAAAGAAGAGACAGAAAGAGAAACAGCAAGAAATGGCTATGAACCGTATGATGGAGTCGGTTCCTGAAGCAGATGTAGTGATTACAAATCCTACTCATATTGCTATAGCTATTAAATTTGATATAGATAGCATGGAAGCTCCAATAGTAGTAGCTAAAGGTAAAGGAGAAGTAGCTCAAAAGATCAAGGATAAAGCTGAAGAATGTGGAATTGAAATTGTAGAAGAGAAACCATTAGCTAGAGCTTTATATGCTCAAGTTGAGATAGATCAAGAAATACCAATGGAATTATATCAGGCAGTAGCTGAAGTATTAGCTTATGTGTATCAGGTCAATGAAGAGAGGAGGTATTAA
- the fliR gene encoding flagellar biosynthetic protein FliR yields MNLALIQSIYQGALIMLRITGLFLTAPFFGSKVIPKRIKAGLVFLLTLVLKSVVDSNNLELPANILMLLFNFLSELTIGLIFGFITILIFASIQLAGQMISMRMGLAMANIMDPTNGSSIAVIGQFKNVLATLFFLVINGHHHLLRALKHSFDVIPLTGLSLSDALFMKLLRMAGDLFPLAFQIALPIIAVLFLTDVAFGLVARTVPQMNVFVMGLPTKLLVGTFLLFITIPVYISLLRGLFNDLFISLDKIISILGN; encoded by the coding sequence ATGAATTTAGCATTAATACAGTCAATTTATCAAGGGGCTTTAATCATGCTTAGAATTACAGGTTTATTTCTTACTGCTCCCTTTTTTGGTAGTAAGGTAATTCCTAAACGGATTAAAGCTGGTTTAGTGTTTTTATTAACTTTGGTTTTAAAATCTGTAGTTGACAGTAATAACTTAGAATTGCCAGCAAATATTTTGATGTTATTATTTAATTTTTTATCGGAATTAACAATTGGACTTATTTTTGGTTTTATAACCATTTTAATTTTTGCTAGTATTCAACTAGCAGGTCAGATGATAAGCATGAGAATGGGACTTGCTATGGCCAATATAATGGATCCAACAAATGGATCTTCTATTGCAGTGATTGGACAATTTAAGAATGTATTAGCTACATTATTCTTTTTAGTTATTAATGGACATCATCATTTATTACGGGCTTTAAAACATAGTTTTGATGTTATTCCCTTGACGGGTTTAAGTTTATCAGATGCTTTATTTATGAAATTATTGCGGATGGCTGGAGATTTATTTCCGCTAGCATTTCAGATTGCTTTGCCTATTATAGCAGTTTTGTTTTTAACCGATGTTGCTTTTGGATTGGTAGCGAGAACAGTGCCCCAAATGAATGTATTTGTTATGGGTTTACCAACAAAATTATTAGTCGGAACTTTTTTACTTTTCATTACAATTCCGGTATATATTTCGTTGTTAAGAGGATTGTTTAATGATCTATTTATCAGTTTAGATAAAATAATCAGTATTCTAGGTAATTAG
- the fliQ gene encoding flagellar biosynthesis protein FliQ translates to MTEQLVIEIGRKALLQVLMVTAPMLGLGLLAGLAVSILQATTQIQEQTLVFIPKILAVIVAIIFFGPWMLNNLVDFVHNLFINIPNYVG, encoded by the coding sequence ATGACAGAGCAGTTAGTTATAGAGATAGGAAGAAAGGCTTTGTTGCAAGTTTTAATGGTTACAGCTCCTATGTTAGGTTTAGGCTTATTGGCTGGTTTAGCAGTTAGTATTTTACAAGCTACTACTCAGATTCAGGAACAAACCTTGGTTTTTATTCCTAAAATTCTAGCTGTTATAGTAGCGATTATATTTTTTGGACCCTGGATGTTAAATAATTTGGTGGATTTTGTACATAATTTGTTTATTAATATACCTAATTATGTGGGTTAA
- the fliP gene encoding flagellar type III secretion system pore protein FliP (The bacterial flagellar biogenesis protein FliP forms a type III secretion system (T3SS)-type pore required for flagellar assembly.) — MIKKRWKFIFRISVLLLLIIISWQGIVEAAPAFDIPNISLDINSANNSQDLALPLQIMLLLTVLSLAPAILIMVTSFVRIAVVLSLIRRALATRRMPPNQIIIGLAIFLTIFVMAPVWGQIYDDAVQPYLNDEINQIQAYEQGIKPLRGFMFEQTREKDIALFVDLGKIERPKNQTEIPTYILIPAFVISELRIAFQIGFIIYLPFIVIDMIVASTLMSMGMMMLPPVMISLPFKILLFVLVDGWYLVIKSLIKTF; from the coding sequence ATGATTAAAAAGAGATGGAAATTCATCTTCAGAATTTCAGTATTGTTATTATTAATAATTATTAGCTGGCAAGGTATAGTTGAAGCAGCTCCAGCTTTTGATATACCTAATATTAGTTTGGATATTAATAGTGCAAATAATAGTCAAGATTTAGCTTTGCCGTTACAGATTATGCTTTTATTAACGGTATTATCATTAGCACCGGCAATTTTGATTATGGTGACATCTTTTGTGCGGATTGCAGTAGTGTTATCTTTGATTAGACGAGCCTTGGCAACAAGAAGAATGCCTCCTAATCAGATTATTATTGGATTAGCAATTTTTTTAACTATCTTTGTGATGGCACCTGTTTGGGGACAGATTTATGATGATGCAGTCCAACCTTATTTAAATGATGAAATTAATCAGATACAGGCTTATGAGCAGGGGATTAAGCCTTTAAGGGGGTTTATGTTTGAGCAGACTCGAGAAAAAGATATCGCTTTATTTGTTGATTTAGGTAAAATAGAGAGACCTAAGAACCAAACCGAGATTCCAACATATATTCTGATTCCTGCTTTTGTTATTAGTGAATTAAGAATAGCCTTTCAAATTGGATTTATAATTTATCTTCCCTTTATAGTGATTGATATGATAGTTGCGAGTACTTTAATGTCAATGGGGATGATGATGTTACCGCCGGTAATGATTTCTCTTCCATTTAAAATATTATTATTTGTATTAGTTGACGGCTGGTATCTAGTTATTAAATCCCTAATTAAAACTTTTTAA
- a CDS encoding flagellar biosynthetic protein FliO has protein sequence MSFSWQLIKMLFYLLLIILLFFIVVKFIKKQSYFQGFNQNLQVLEKIYFNSDQALYLVKVIDEIWVLGISKERMELLSKVTDSDKIEELTDKMKNNDLKRGFKKFFNREGNDND, from the coding sequence ATGTCTTTTTCCTGGCAGTTAATTAAAATGTTATTTTATTTGTTGCTTATTATTTTACTATTTTTTATAGTAGTTAAATTCATTAAGAAGCAAAGTTATTTTCAAGGGTTTAATCAAAATTTACAAGTATTAGAGAAAATCTATTTTAATTCTGACCAGGCTCTCTATTTAGTTAAAGTAATAGATGAAATCTGGGTATTAGGAATTAGTAAAGAAAGAATGGAATTACTTTCTAAAGTAACTGATTCGGATAAAATAGAGGAATTAACAGATAAAATGAAGAATAATGACTTAAAACGGGGCTTTAAAAAGTTTTTTAATAGGGAAGGCAATGATAATGATTAA